A DNA window from Chrysiogenes arsenatis DSM 11915 contains the following coding sequences:
- a CDS encoding EAL domain-containing protein, with protein MHDTFEHYNFSQTEQASLEELRALAYLHRDRFSQTFHEFIFTFAHARAFIENESQVSTHHSKMGEWFVALFDGRYDDGYAGYLDGISDAHVRIGLPTHYVNVGMSYVRRYVRYLLTHEGRLDLMDAAEKIIDINLDILTSSYNKQDETTVLTAMRLIRDGIRDHRIVPWLQPIFHTESLQISHYECLMRIDDPSEGILAPNRFLDIAKRYRAYLPLSRSLIDAVFEHFRGTTHRFAINLDYEDILDEPQREYILESLRLFAPSAGQIIIELVESEQMRDRAILETFAQAVRSHGATIAIDDFGSGFSNFDHILGIQPECIKIDGSLIRDVHTNPVHAAAVESIALMAGRLGIYTVAEFVHSNEVFEAVCKLGIQYVQGYYLGKPQPQILEK; from the coding sequence ATGCATGATACCTTCGAACATTATAACTTCAGCCAGACCGAACAAGCATCGTTAGAAGAGCTACGCGCCTTGGCATATCTTCATCGCGACCGATTTTCGCAAACCTTCCATGAGTTCATCTTCACCTTTGCCCATGCACGTGCCTTTATTGAAAACGAGTCACAGGTTTCTACCCACCACAGCAAAATGGGTGAATGGTTTGTTGCTCTGTTTGATGGGCGGTACGATGATGGATACGCGGGGTATCTTGATGGAATCAGCGATGCCCATGTCCGCATTGGCCTGCCAACTCATTATGTAAACGTCGGCATGAGTTACGTGCGCCGTTATGTTCGCTACCTGTTGACGCATGAAGGGCGGCTTGATCTGATGGATGCGGCTGAGAAAATTATCGACATCAACTTGGATATATTGACCAGTAGCTATAATAAGCAGGATGAGACCACCGTACTGACCGCCATGCGTTTGATTCGTGACGGCATACGCGACCACCGCATTGTCCCATGGCTGCAACCCATTTTTCACACGGAAAGCTTGCAGATCAGTCATTATGAGTGTTTAATGCGTATCGATGACCCGTCAGAAGGAATTCTTGCGCCGAACCGCTTTTTAGATATCGCTAAACGGTATCGCGCCTACCTACCGCTTTCTCGCAGCCTGATAGATGCTGTATTCGAGCACTTTCGCGGCACAACGCATCGCTTTGCCATCAATCTTGATTATGAAGATATTCTTGATGAACCACAGCGCGAATATATTCTGGAGTCTCTTCGCCTCTTTGCCCCTTCCGCCGGTCAGATAATCATCGAGCTGGTGGAAAGTGAACAGATGCGCGACCGAGCCATATTGGAAACATTCGCACAGGCCGTTCGTTCACATGGCGCCACTATCGCTATTGATGATTTTGGTAGTGGTTTTTCTAACTTTGACCACATCCTTGGGATTCAACCAGAGTGCATTAAAATCGACGGTTCACTTATCCGCGATGTCCACACCAACCCAGTACACGCCGCTGCAGTAGAAAGTATTGCGCTGATGGCTGGCAGGCTCGGAATTTACACCGTAGCCGAGTTTGTCCATTCGAATGAAGTGTTTGAGGCCGTCTGCAAACTTGGAATACAGTACGTGCAAGGGTACTATCTTGGTAAGCCACAGCCTCAGATATTGGAAAAGTAG
- a CDS encoding response regulator — MHRKPLPMRILVVDDDETLRVNLTTILTLEGYSVATAENGQRGIERVTKEKFDLIITDISMPKLGGVQMIDSIRKRSFLNANTPIIVFSGTINMDVAHGIKGKINKAFCKPVESITVLNYIRLNLDPNFYNSSDCG, encoded by the coding sequence ATGCACAGAAAACCTTTACCTATGCGAATTCTTGTCGTTGATGATGATGAAACCTTGCGCGTCAACCTCACCACGATCCTTACTCTTGAAGGTTATAGTGTGGCGACTGCTGAAAACGGTCAGCGTGGAATTGAGCGCGTAACCAAGGAAAAATTTGATCTCATTATCACTGATATTTCTATGCCAAAACTAGGAGGTGTACAAATGATAGACAGTATTCGCAAGCGCAGCTTTCTGAATGCTAATACGCCTATTATAGTCTTTAGTGGCACTATTAATATGGATGTGGCACACGGGATTAAAGGGAAGATCAATAAAGCATTTTGCAAGCCTGTCGAATCTATCACAGTACTGAACTATATACGGCTTAACTTAGACCCTAATTTTTACAATTCTTCAGATTGCGGTTAA
- the rodA gene encoding rod shape-determining protein RodA, producing MIPKKEKKRLFFFELIGRLDWLLIFFIVSLCGYGLLMVHTSTYDAITSTPSPLFYKQAMWIGIGLVAMFFMAFIDYHYLVKSAFIWYLLLLAILVFVLLHGSVGMGAQRWIRIGGIAFQPSEFGKLVLVLVFARYFSEYAPKENLGLKDIWKPLLLLSVPVVMIAKQPDLGTALVFVFLFVIITFVSGIRIKLLINTIAVGILSLPLLWASMRDYQKRRVLNFLDPESDPFGAGYHVIQSKIAIGSGGLFGKGLLEGTQSQLRFLPERHTDFIFSVMAEELGMIGCLIFFSLFFMLVLRGFEIARSAKDKEGFVLAVGILSIFVLHSFINLGMTMGLLPVVGVPLPFLSYGGSSMVMVLAGLGVVLNIRVRRLRFNSENDVIVH from the coding sequence TTGATCCCAAAAAAAGAAAAAAAACGACTCTTTTTTTTTGAACTCATAGGGAGACTTGACTGGCTGTTAATATTTTTTATCGTATCGTTGTGCGGTTATGGTCTTTTGATGGTGCATACCTCGACCTACGATGCCATTACAAGCACTCCATCGCCACTTTTCTATAAACAGGCTATGTGGATTGGTATCGGCTTAGTAGCCATGTTTTTTATGGCTTTTATCGATTACCATTATTTAGTGAAATCCGCTTTCATCTGGTATTTGTTATTACTCGCTATTCTCGTTTTCGTTTTGCTGCACGGCAGTGTTGGTATGGGCGCTCAGCGTTGGATACGTATTGGTGGCATCGCCTTTCAGCCCAGCGAATTTGGTAAACTTGTGCTCGTCCTAGTGTTTGCGCGCTATTTTTCAGAGTATGCCCCCAAAGAAAACCTTGGATTAAAAGATATCTGGAAACCACTGCTCTTGCTGTCTGTTCCGGTAGTTATGATTGCTAAGCAACCCGATTTAGGTACCGCACTGGTGTTTGTATTTCTCTTTGTGATTATTACGTTTGTCAGTGGTATACGGATCAAACTCCTTATCAACACTATTGCGGTGGGAATTCTGTCCTTGCCTTTACTGTGGGCATCAATGCGCGATTACCAAAAACGACGTGTATTAAATTTTCTTGACCCAGAGTCAGATCCTTTTGGAGCTGGCTATCACGTTATTCAGTCAAAAATTGCGATTGGCTCAGGTGGCTTGTTTGGCAAAGGGCTCCTTGAAGGAACCCAAAGCCAACTGAGATTCTTGCCCGAACGTCACACCGACTTTATCTTTAGCGTCATGGCCGAAGAACTTGGCATGATAGGATGCTTAATCTTCTTCAGCCTTTTCTTTATGCTGGTGCTGCGCGGATTTGAAATCGCTCGCAGTGCCAAGGATAAAGAAGGATTTGTTCTTGCTGTAGGCATTTTATCAATATTCGTGCTCCACTCCTTTATTAACCTTGGTATGACAATGGGACTCCTCCCGGTTGTCGGTGTACCACTTCCATTTCTCTCCTATGGAGGATCGAGTATGGTCATGGTACTCGCTGGACTCGGTGTTGTTTTGAATATCCGTGTACGCAGGCTCCGCTTTAATTCAGAGAATGATGTTATTGTTCATTAG
- the ilvB gene encoding biosynthetic-type acetolactate synthase large subunit, which yields MQMTGAQIFVECLRQEKVDLFFGYPGGVLLGIYDELYNCDVKHILTRHEQGAVHAADGYARSTGRVGVCLATSGPGATNLVTGIATAYMDSVPMVVFTGQVPTSAIGNDAFQEVDIVGITRPIVKHSYLVKDVLDLARTIKEAFHIASTGRPGPVLVDIPKDVIHAKCDFVYPDTVNIAGYKPNTTGHPGQIKKVVDYVRDARRPLLYVGGGVKSADANEELRQLAHTLRIPVTETLMGLGSIDGYDDLAIGMLGMHGCYAANMAVSDCDLIICVGARFDDRVTGKLSEFAKGAKVIHFDIDPSSISKSVYAHHPVVGDIKIVLGQLLEELQKHDIEELKKGHEEWIRQVAEWKEQFPLSYQQDGDVIKPQFVLETLSKMIKGKNVFVTTEVGQHQMWAAQFIQFEHPRKFITSGGLGTMGYGFPAAIGAAFANPDAIVIDVAGDGSIQMNIQEMMIAVQHKRNVKILILNNGFLGMVRQWQQLFFDRRYSSTDIEMQPDFVKLGEAYGATGLRTNKIDEVEGILKKMLETPGPVIVDIVTAREENVMPMVPAGASVRDMILTD from the coding sequence ATGCAAATGACTGGTGCACAAATATTTGTCGAATGTTTACGTCAGGAAAAAGTTGATCTGTTTTTTGGCTATCCCGGTGGCGTACTGCTTGGTATTTACGATGAACTGTATAACTGCGATGTCAAACACATCCTGACCCGCCATGAGCAGGGAGCTGTTCACGCGGCGGATGGATATGCCCGCTCCACCGGTCGCGTTGGTGTTTGTCTTGCAACCTCTGGCCCAGGAGCGACCAACTTGGTGACTGGCATTGCCACCGCCTACATGGATTCTGTGCCAATGGTAGTTTTCACCGGCCAGGTTCCAACCAGCGCCATTGGTAATGATGCCTTCCAAGAGGTAGATATTGTCGGCATCACACGCCCCATCGTAAAGCACAGCTACCTCGTGAAAGACGTGCTTGACCTTGCCCGCACGATCAAAGAAGCCTTTCATATCGCGAGCACTGGCCGCCCTGGCCCGGTTCTGGTCGATATCCCCAAAGATGTAATCCATGCAAAATGTGACTTTGTATACCCAGATACCGTAAATATTGCCGGGTACAAGCCGAATACGACCGGTCACCCTGGTCAAATTAAAAAAGTTGTTGATTACGTGCGCGACGCACGCCGCCCGCTGCTCTACGTTGGCGGCGGTGTCAAAAGTGCGGATGCGAACGAAGAACTGCGTCAACTTGCGCATACACTGCGTATTCCTGTAACGGAAACTCTGATGGGGCTTGGCTCTATAGATGGATATGACGATTTAGCTATTGGCATGCTTGGCATGCACGGTTGCTATGCAGCGAACATGGCCGTGAGTGATTGCGATCTTATCATCTGTGTTGGCGCACGTTTTGACGACCGAGTAACGGGAAAACTGAGTGAGTTTGCCAAAGGGGCAAAAGTTATCCATTTTGATATTGATCCTTCATCGATATCCAAAAGTGTTTACGCACACCATCCGGTTGTAGGCGATATTAAAATTGTACTTGGTCAACTGCTCGAAGAATTACAGAAACACGATATTGAAGAACTGAAAAAAGGCCATGAAGAGTGGATTCGCCAAGTTGCCGAATGGAAAGAGCAGTTCCCGCTCAGCTACCAGCAGGATGGCGATGTGATTAAGCCGCAGTTCGTTCTTGAAACCCTTTCAAAAATGATCAAGGGTAAAAATGTGTTTGTTACCACAGAAGTTGGCCAGCATCAGATGTGGGCGGCGCAATTTATTCAATTTGAACATCCGCGGAAATTCATCACTTCCGGTGGTCTTGGAACCATGGGATACGGCTTTCCTGCGGCTATTGGTGCGGCATTTGCCAATCCTGACGCCATTGTCATTGACGTTGCGGGCGATGGTTCCATTCAGATGAATATCCAAGAAATGATGATAGCTGTACAACATAAACGGAACGTAAAGATACTCATCCTGAATAACGGCTTCCTTGGTATGGTACGTCAGTGGCAGCAACTTTTCTTTGATCGTCGTTATTCGTCGACTGATATTGAAATGCAGCCTGACTTTGTCAAACTTGGCGAGGCGTATGGCGCCACGGGTCTACGAACGAATAAAATCGACGAAGTCGAAGGGATACTCAAAAAGATGCTGGAAACTCCAGGGCCGGTTATCGTCGATATCGTTACGGCACGCGAAGAAAACGTTATGCCAATGGTTCCTGCCGGAGCCAGCGTCCGCGATATGATTCTGACTGACTAA
- a CDS encoding diguanylate cyclase — MPLRHKIILLGFMALSGTLFALWLQYSDYRAQARPVEHVARNIQIITLLSNAVHEIQKERGKSALVKGSRTLSTYKAQINASDVALRAISQEYGNSTTVRQSLGQIRTKVLDNSELLVVYGEYSLLLQQLIDEMDTLGSEPSTAIAKTDMYAHIHLISAKEYLGQIRALLGYFLERQITDVSVMNNLIRLKSLHDEEMRKFLLKSTPELASFFHASTAESDLNIIADIILQLTQSGQFPTNLTVETWWQQASRAIDQLKALEDKSLVTIRVLIKQELESFRSSMRWRTITILGAGTLALLLAVSATITLLRAISRATRTIESITNNCNFQQRIPLKHFPDEIKRISASFNQLLETVQKLLKEKDILASTDPLTGLNNRLYFTKVLHEEAERKRRSGKPMALIMIDADHFKAINDTHGHNIGDTVLKNLATLIQSTVRSTDFIARWGGEEFVLLLRDDNCDAACIAAEKLRVKIENTNFPEVGTVTCSFGVTAWKVDDSEASFVARADDALYASKNAGRNCISCVSAEGEAITCIHCQQQTKHYNSSGERARK, encoded by the coding sequence ATGCCGCTACGGCACAAAATTATTCTTCTCGGCTTCATGGCTCTTTCAGGGACACTATTCGCCCTTTGGTTGCAGTATAGCGATTACCGCGCCCAAGCCCGTCCAGTAGAACATGTTGCCCGCAATATTCAAATCATCACACTTCTCTCTAATGCGGTACATGAAATCCAGAAAGAACGTGGCAAAAGTGCTTTGGTCAAGGGCTCTAGAACGCTTTCTACTTACAAAGCCCAGATAAACGCCAGTGATGTGGCGCTCAGAGCCATTTCCCAAGAGTATGGGAACAGCACTACTGTTCGGCAATCGCTAGGGCAGATTCGCACTAAGGTGTTGGATAATTCTGAACTTCTTGTGGTGTATGGAGAATATAGCCTTTTATTGCAACAGCTTATTGATGAAATGGATACGCTTGGCAGTGAGCCAAGTACTGCAATCGCCAAAACGGATATGTACGCTCATATTCATCTAATTTCCGCCAAAGAATACCTTGGGCAGATCCGTGCTTTGCTCGGGTATTTTCTTGAACGTCAGATTACCGATGTTTCTGTAATGAACAACCTCATTCGTTTAAAAAGCCTTCATGACGAGGAAATGCGTAAGTTTCTACTGAAAAGCACTCCGGAACTGGCTTCATTTTTTCATGCTTCAACGGCTGAAAGTGACTTAAATATTATCGCCGATATTATCTTGCAACTTACCCAATCGGGACAATTTCCAACTAACCTCACCGTTGAAACGTGGTGGCAGCAAGCATCTCGCGCTATTGATCAACTCAAGGCATTGGAAGATAAATCGTTAGTAACTATTCGAGTGTTAATTAAGCAAGAGCTTGAATCATTCCGCAGCTCTATGCGGTGGCGCACCATAACGATTCTGGGTGCCGGTACACTTGCCCTCTTATTAGCCGTTTCGGCAACGATAACACTGTTGCGGGCGATTAGCCGGGCGACACGTACCATCGAATCTATTACGAACAACTGTAATTTTCAGCAACGCATACCCCTTAAACATTTTCCCGACGAAATAAAACGCATTTCTGCCAGCTTTAATCAGCTTTTAGAGACCGTACAAAAGCTATTGAAAGAAAAAGACATTCTCGCTTCGACTGATCCGCTTACCGGACTCAATAACCGCCTGTATTTTACAAAAGTGCTACACGAAGAAGCAGAGCGCAAGCGCCGTTCAGGTAAGCCAATGGCGTTGATTATGATAGATGCTGATCACTTTAAAGCCATTAACGATACCCACGGGCATAATATTGGCGACACGGTGTTGAAAAACCTTGCGACACTGATACAGTCAACGGTACGTTCAACCGACTTTATCGCTCGGTGGGGTGGCGAAGAATTTGTTCTTCTCCTACGCGATGACAACTGCGACGCTGCGTGTATTGCAGCGGAAAAGCTCCGTGTCAAAATTGAAAATACGAATTTTCCTGAGGTTGGCACGGTAACGTGCAGCTTCGGCGTCACTGCATGGAAGGTCGATGATAGCGAAGCGAGCTTTGTGGCGCGTGCAGACGATGCCCTTTATGCATCAAAGAATGCTGGGCGCAATTGTATTTCCTGCGTAAGTGCTGAAGGGGAAGCCATCACGTGTATCCACTGTCAACAGCAAACGAAACATTACAATTCATCTGGCGAACGTGCAAGAAAGTGA
- a CDS encoding HD-GYP domain-containing protein — translation QLKQNIYRNNQILLRSGVVLTRAYIEKLRELGYVSVRVDEPESSDIIPNDTISPELHQRGVETVTRIFQAVKDSNQSRSLITNPKFYQDILGYIDLLLKELSRTATGLVCLGSLKAHSSYTFQHSIDVAVVALVFGRRFGLWGDHLESLGLGAILHDMGKMFIPDSILEKPAKLTAEEFEVIKTHPQHGHDVIVVNEKFKHRTRITNIVLHHHERHSGGGYPAGLQGEDREWDPTNSRQLVRGIHPLTQMVTLCDVFDALTSYRPYRSAMTIPEALALMANEMASTFHPVYLEKFIQSINHYPVGSNIRISQGKYKGYMGTVSGSEREERKDGRVHYAGTVRLFYNGEMERIDPIEVSIGEAEGY, via the coding sequence CAACTCAAGCAGAACATTTATCGCAACAATCAAATTTTACTCCGTTCAGGTGTTGTGCTGACCCGCGCATACATCGAAAAACTACGCGAGCTTGGCTATGTTTCTGTTCGCGTTGATGAACCGGAGAGCAGCGACATCATTCCCAACGACACCATTTCGCCAGAGCTACATCAGCGCGGTGTCGAAACGGTTACTCGGATATTTCAGGCGGTGAAAGACTCCAACCAAAGCCGCTCACTGATTACCAATCCAAAATTTTACCAAGATATTCTCGGGTATATTGACCTTCTGCTTAAAGAGCTGAGCCGTACGGCAACTGGACTTGTTTGCCTTGGCTCTTTGAAAGCGCATTCCAGCTATACGTTTCAACACTCAATCGACGTCGCTGTCGTAGCGTTAGTTTTTGGCCGCCGCTTTGGACTCTGGGGCGATCACTTAGAGTCGCTTGGATTGGGAGCCATTCTGCATGATATGGGGAAAATGTTTATTCCTGATTCGATTTTAGAGAAGCCTGCAAAGCTTACGGCAGAAGAGTTTGAAGTCATCAAAACCCACCCACAACACGGGCACGATGTCATTGTTGTGAATGAAAAGTTTAAGCACCGTACGCGCATAACAAACATAGTGCTGCACCACCATGAGCGGCATAGCGGTGGCGGATACCCCGCAGGATTACAGGGGGAGGATCGTGAGTGGGATCCTACGAATTCGCGTCAACTTGTCCGTGGCATCCATCCCCTTACCCAGATGGTTACACTGTGTGATGTGTTTGATGCTTTGACGAGTTATCGCCCTTACCGTTCGGCAATGACCATCCCGGAAGCCCTTGCCCTGATGGCCAACGAGATGGCGTCAACGTTTCACCCAGTGTATTTAGAAAAATTTATCCAAAGTATTAACCATTACCCCGTGGGGTCGAATATCCGTATTTCGCAAGGAAAATACAAAGGGTATATGGGAACGGTGAGCGGTTCTGAGCGCGAAGAGCGTAAAGATGGCCGAGTGCACTATGCTGGTACGGTACGTCTTTTTTATAATGGGGAAATGGAACGGATTGACCCTATTGAAGTGTCCATAGGCGAAGCGGAAGGATACTGA
- a CDS encoding iron-containing alcohol dehydrogenase: MIHDFVFHNPTKIIFGVGKEEKIGKELASRGHRKTLLVYGQESVRRSGLLSRVQQNLAAHGVDFIEHGGVVSNPLLSHTQAGVDLARREHVDSVLAVGGGSVVDEAKAIAVGAKLDGELWDCFLGNAPIRSALPIFDILTIAATGSEMNGNSVILNERKQQKYAISSPYCYPTVSILNPALTCSVPADYTAYSAVDAIAHVIEAYFTQEVGGNLQNRLVESIIKTVIETTDTIMADPNHLGARSEFMWTATLALNGVTTAGVSGFSFPNHLLEHSLSALYRIAHGAGLAIIIPAWMKWHLPQWESQYQRFAREVFGVNDSLSGVQSLEAWFKKIGAPTRLADAGIPASEIPTIVANISDAAQVWGLANVYTPEVITQILQFANEQ; this comes from the coding sequence ATGATACACGACTTCGTTTTTCATAATCCAACAAAGATCATTTTCGGTGTAGGCAAAGAAGAGAAGATTGGTAAAGAGTTAGCGTCGCGTGGGCACCGCAAAACGCTTCTCGTGTACGGGCAGGAGTCTGTTCGCCGCAGCGGATTACTGAGCAGAGTGCAGCAGAATTTAGCCGCCCATGGAGTCGATTTTATTGAGCATGGCGGTGTTGTTTCCAACCCACTCCTATCACATACGCAAGCAGGGGTTGACCTTGCCCGTCGTGAACATGTCGATAGCGTGCTGGCAGTCGGTGGCGGTTCAGTGGTTGATGAAGCGAAAGCGATTGCTGTGGGGGCAAAACTCGATGGCGAATTATGGGATTGTTTCTTGGGTAACGCACCTATCCGCTCCGCGTTGCCCATTTTCGATATTCTGACCATCGCGGCAACTGGCAGCGAAATGAATGGCAATAGTGTGATTCTTAACGAACGGAAACAACAAAAATATGCGATTTCATCGCCTTATTGCTATCCGACGGTTTCGATACTCAATCCCGCGCTAACGTGTAGTGTTCCGGCTGACTATACGGCTTATAGTGCAGTTGATGCTATTGCACATGTTATTGAAGCCTATTTCACGCAAGAGGTAGGTGGTAATTTACAAAATCGCCTTGTCGAAAGTATTATCAAAACGGTCATCGAAACAACTGATACAATTATGGCCGACCCCAACCACCTTGGTGCGCGGAGCGAGTTCATGTGGACGGCAACACTGGCATTGAACGGAGTAACGACGGCGGGGGTCAGCGGCTTTAGTTTCCCGAATCATCTTCTGGAGCACTCCCTCAGTGCACTGTACCGCATTGCCCATGGTGCTGGGTTAGCTATTATCATTCCAGCATGGATGAAATGGCATTTACCACAGTGGGAAAGTCAGTATCAGCGGTTCGCACGTGAAGTGTTTGGCGTGAATGATTCCCTGAGCGGTGTTCAATCGTTAGAAGCATGGTTCAAGAAAATTGGGGCACCAACTCGGTTGGCTGATGCGGGAATTCCGGCTTCAGAAATCCCGACCATTGTGGCGAATATTTCTGATGCCGCACAGGTATGGGGACTGGCAAACGTCTATACACCAGAAGTTATCACGCAAATTTTACAGTTCGCTAATGAACAATAA
- the ilvD gene encoding dihydroxy-acid dehydratase has translation MKSDRIKKGIERAPHRSLLYATGLKKDAMARPFIGIVSSFTDLIPGHVGMRDLERFIEKGVHSGGGQSFIFSVPGVCDGISMGHIGMHYSLSTRELIADMIESVTMAHALDGLVLLTNCDKITPGMLMAAARLNVPAIVVTAGPMMTGNYKNIRRDFVTDTFEAMGQCQQGIITRDELDHLEMAACPGSGSCQGLFTANTMACVSEAIGMSLPYGGTALCGFAEKKRIAQDSGERICELVRQDIKPRDIMTREAFENAIRIDMALGGSTNTTLHIPAIAYECGIELGMEIFDEISRVTPNISSLKPAGIYYMEDFHFAGGIPAAMRELGTSAMHNCLTTSGMMIHDIMAQAINYNRDVIRPTDNPVKKEGGIAVLKGNLAPFGSVIKQTAVSDAMRLFTGNARVYNSEEAAMADIMAKKINKGDVIVIRYEGPKGGPGMREMLAPTAAIMGMGLGEHVCLITDGRFSGGTRGPCIGHVSPEAAEGGPIAAVQEGDTIILDLEKRSLHLDVTPEELERRLANVTHPEPKIKTGWLARYAKLVTSANTGAILKA, from the coding sequence ATGAAAAGTGATCGCATCAAAAAAGGGATCGAGCGGGCTCCACACCGTTCGCTTCTCTACGCCACCGGCCTCAAAAAGGACGCGATGGCACGTCCCTTCATCGGGATCGTTTCGAGCTTTACCGACCTGATACCAGGCCATGTCGGTATGCGCGACTTGGAGCGTTTTATTGAAAAGGGGGTCCACTCAGGTGGCGGCCAATCGTTTATTTTCAGCGTACCAGGTGTCTGCGACGGAATCTCGATGGGACACATCGGCATGCACTACTCCCTGTCAACGCGGGAACTGATTGCCGACATGATCGAATCGGTCACCATGGCACACGCCCTTGACGGCTTGGTTCTGTTGACCAACTGTGACAAAATCACCCCTGGCATGTTGATGGCAGCCGCTCGCCTGAATGTGCCGGCAATCGTGGTGACTGCCGGACCGATGATGACTGGCAACTACAAAAACATTCGCCGTGATTTTGTTACCGACACGTTCGAAGCGATGGGGCAATGCCAACAAGGAATTATTACCCGTGATGAACTCGACCATCTCGAAATGGCGGCCTGTCCGGGAAGTGGTTCCTGCCAAGGACTTTTCACCGCCAATACCATGGCGTGTGTCAGCGAAGCTATCGGCATGAGTTTGCCGTATGGCGGTACGGCACTGTGCGGTTTTGCTGAGAAAAAGCGAATTGCGCAGGATTCCGGTGAGCGGATTTGCGAGTTGGTTCGTCAGGACATCAAACCACGCGACATTATGACCCGCGAAGCCTTTGAAAATGCGATTCGCATTGATATGGCACTCGGCGGCTCAACCAATACAACCTTACACATCCCCGCAATTGCCTATGAATGTGGCATTGAACTCGGGATGGAAATTTTCGACGAAATCAGTCGTGTCACACCAAATATATCCAGTCTCAAACCAGCTGGAATCTATTATATGGAAGACTTCCATTTTGCTGGTGGCATCCCTGCTGCCATGCGCGAACTGGGCACCAGCGCCATGCACAACTGCCTGACAACGTCTGGGATGATGATTCACGACATTATGGCGCAAGCTATCAACTATAATCGTGATGTCATTCGCCCAACCGATAACCCGGTCAAAAAAGAGGGCGGCATCGCTGTACTGAAAGGAAACCTTGCGCCATTCGGCAGCGTCATTAAGCAGACAGCTGTTTCCGATGCCATGCGTTTATTTACCGGCAATGCACGGGTGTACAACTCGGAAGAAGCGGCTATGGCTGACATTATGGCGAAAAAAATCAATAAAGGTGACGTCATTGTCATCCGCTACGAAGGACCGAAGGGCGGGCCTGGCATGCGAGAAATGCTTGCTCCTACCGCCGCGATCATGGGGATGGGACTTGGCGAACATGTCTGCCTGATTACCGATGGACGCTTTAGTGGTGGCACACGCGGGCCATGTATCGGCCATGTATCACCAGAAGCCGCCGAAGGTGGCCCAATTGCTGCCGTGCAAGAAGGGGATACCATCATTCTTGATCTCGAAAAACGGAGTCTGCACCTTGACGTAACGCCAGAAGAGCTTGAGCGTCGCCTCGCAAACGTTACGCATCCAGAACCAAAAATTAAAACCGGCTGGTTGGCACGGTACGCGAAGTTAGTTACTTCGGCGAATACTGGCGCGATATTGAAAGCGTAA
- the ilvN gene encoding acetolactate synthase small subunit — MRHTISIIVENQFGVLSRVTGLFSGRGYNIESLTVAPQDDKNFSRITIVTTGDDAVVEQITKQLHKLINTLKVTDLTNEDHVERELMLVKISCNSTATRSEILQIMDIFRGKTVDVGMKSITIEVTGAEEKVNAFLDMVRPFGIKEMVRTGKVAMLRGQKPGI; from the coding sequence ATGCGACATACCATAAGCATTATTGTAGAAAATCAATTTGGTGTTCTTTCGCGCGTAACAGGTCTTTTTAGTGGGCGCGGATACAATATTGAGAGCCTGACCGTTGCCCCGCAAGATGATAAAAACTTCAGCCGCATTACGATAGTCACTACTGGCGACGATGCCGTGGTGGAGCAAATCACGAAACAACTCCATAAGCTGATTAATACGCTGAAAGTCACCGATCTTACCAATGAAGATCATGTGGAGCGCGAGTTAATGTTGGTAAAGATAAGCTGTAACAGTACGGCGACGCGCAGTGAAATTTTGCAAATAATGGATATTTTCCGTGGCAAGACCGTCGATGTCGGCATGAAAAGTATTACTATCGAAGTGACTGGTGCTGAAGAGAAAGTGAATGCGTTTCTTGATATGGTTCGGCCATTTGGTATTAAGGAAATGGTACGTACTGGAAAAGTCGCTATGTTAAGAGGCCAAAAACCGGGCATTTAA